One genomic window of Sulfurovum lithotrophicum includes the following:
- a CDS encoding type II toxin-antitoxin system Phd/YefM family antitoxin, whose amino-acid sequence MTISANEVKQRGVSLFDSLLKKFDEVIINVRGKDKYVVLDMERYKEFRANELDLAYMQTMNDIEKGNYKAQNAAEHIAELKDEL is encoded by the coding sequence GTGACAATTTCAGCCAATGAAGTAAAACAGAGAGGTGTATCGTTATTTGACAGCCTCCTTAAAAAGTTTGATGAAGTCATCATTAATGTACGAGGTAAAGACAAATACGTTGTCCTTGATATGGAACGATATAAAGAGTTTAGAGCCAATGAATTGGATCTGGCCTATATGCAAACAATGAACGACATAGAAAAAGGTAACTATAAAGCACAGAATGCTGCAGAGCATATAGCTGAGCTTAAAGATGAACTATAA
- a CDS encoding type II toxin-antitoxin system YafQ family toxin, whose protein sequence is MNYKIIVTDAYKKRVKKFLKKHPDMFTRYAKAMSILEVDPFHPSLRLHKLEGNLNEYFSVSINMEYRVVIDFLVVDNEIIPIDIGSHDDVY, encoded by the coding sequence ATGAACTATAAGATCATTGTTACGGATGCGTATAAAAAACGTGTTAAAAAATTTCTTAAAAAACATCCGGATATGTTTACAAGATATGCAAAAGCTATGAGCATACTGGAAGTGGATCCTTTTCACCCCTCTCTCAGGCTGCATAAACTAGAAGGTAACCTCAATGAGTATTTTTCTGTATCGATCAATATGGAGTATAGAGTGGTCATAGACTTTTTAGTAGTAGATAATGAAATCATCCCTATCGATATTGGCAGTCACGATGATGTATATTAA
- a CDS encoding type II toxin-antitoxin system prevent-host-death family antitoxin, with translation MKVSYTTEELIPSTEFAKGFGGFISKIIKGSVEKLAIVKNNKPEAVVISIAEYERIKMLANLAEDLSIQQMVHERIGDGKRELLDYDEYAKQRRSKIKHAI, from the coding sequence ATGAAAGTCTCTTATACAACAGAAGAGCTGATCCCTTCAACAGAATTTGCAAAAGGATTTGGTGGTTTTATTTCCAAGATCATTAAAGGAAGTGTTGAAAAACTTGCTATTGTAAAGAACAATAAACCAGAAGCCGTTGTGATCAGCATCGCAGAATATGAACGTATTAAAATGCTGGCGAACTTAGCAGAAGATCTTAGTATTCAGCAAATGGTACATGAGCGTATAGGTGATGGCAAAAGAGAACTGCTCGATTATGATGAATATGCAAAACAGAGAAGGTCAAAGATAAAGCATGCCATTTAA
- a CDS encoding ribbon-helix-helix domain-containing protein yields the protein MLSVEQLEKQQVGLRLPKYLVDDIDAFTEKYSVNRTDIITEAIKSYISEQKSKLFYDNFENAAQELQEIRSSKKDKEIQSLNGLIDELENH from the coding sequence ATGCTTAGTGTAGAACAGTTGGAAAAGCAGCAAGTTGGATTGAGACTTCCGAAGTACCTCGTAGATGACATAGATGCATTTACAGAAAAATACTCTGTGAATAGAACCGATATCATCACGGAAGCGATAAAGTCATATATTTCCGAGCAGAAATCAAAACTATTTTATGATAATTTTGAAAATGCAGCACAAGAGTTACAAGAAATACGCAGCTCGAAAAAGGATAAAGAGATACAAAGTTTGAATGGTCTGATAGATGAACTTGAAAATCATTAG
- a CDS encoding type II toxin-antitoxin system RelE family toxin, with the protein MNLKIISLESFAKDVKKLHKKYKGIASDLRILESELQENPKCGVNLGNACYKIRLKNSSVPTGKSGGFRVVYYYVDDENNLYLMAMYSKTELENISDERINEILKAYNL; encoded by the coding sequence ATGAACTTGAAAATCATTAGCCTGGAGAGTTTTGCGAAAGATGTCAAAAAACTGCATAAGAAGTATAAGGGTATAGCGAGTGATCTTCGGATTTTGGAAAGTGAGTTACAAGAGAATCCCAAGTGTGGTGTAAACCTTGGAAATGCCTGTTATAAAATACGTTTGAAAAACTCTTCTGTACCTACAGGGAAGAGTGGCGGATTTAGAGTTGTTTACTACTATGTAGATGATGAGAATAATCTTTACCTCATGGCAATGTACTCCAAAACAGAATTGGAAAACATTTCTGATGAAAGAATAAATGAAATACTTAAGGCATATAATTTATGA
- a CDS encoding nucleotidyl transferase AbiEii/AbiGii toxin family protein, which produces MNTYNFSSQSELFQIALEILDDYDIRSWSFGGGTALSMLYYQHRMSYDIDIFLEDYSEIQKIIRFQEEIANNLGIDPLLIQSSSTGVTFIIDDADYGLKMDFVYSESLTKDPFSYMQVFGIDNIKVQTAKEIISKKLKYREKATKLDIFVLL; this is translated from the coding sequence ATGAATACCTATAACTTTTCTTCCCAATCGGAACTTTTCCAAATAGCTTTGGAGATCCTTGATGACTATGACATTCGTTCATGGTCCTTTGGTGGTGGAACCGCACTCTCTATGCTCTACTATCAACACCGCATGTCTTATGACATCGATATCTTTCTTGAAGACTACAGTGAAATACAGAAAATCATCAGATTTCAAGAAGAGATAGCCAACAACCTTGGGATAGACCCCTTATTGATCCAATCTTCTTCTACCGGTGTGACTTTTATTATCGATGATGCCGACTATGGATTAAAAATGGATTTTGTCTACTCTGAATCACTTACAAAAGATCCATTTAGTTATATGCAGGTATTCGGCATAGATAATATAAAAGTACAAACGGCAAAAGAGATCATCTCCAAAAAACTCAAGTACCGGGAAAAAGCTACAAAACTGGATATCTTCGTTTTACTGTAG